From a single Calothrix sp. NIES-2098 genomic region:
- a CDS encoding two component transcriptional regulator, LuxR family protein, with the protein MTADPQLTRILLADNHTLVRAGLRALLQNIQGIQVIAEAGDGREALRLIAEHQPDVVLMDIAMPEMNGLEATAHVVKEFPQVRVIMLSMHANEEYVLQALRIGAMGYLLKDAGISELELAIKAISQGETYLSPAVSKHVVANYLQRVGHESNSLEQLTSRQREILQLIAEGKSTKEIAELLYISVKTVETHRMQLMKRLDIHDVAGLVRYAIRMGLVISDS; encoded by the coding sequence ATGACCGCAGACCCACAATTAACTCGTATTTTATTAGCAGACAATCATACCCTTGTCCGTGCTGGATTGCGTGCGCTCCTACAAAATATCCAAGGTATACAAGTAATTGCAGAAGCAGGTGATGGACGTGAGGCTTTGCGCTTGATTGCAGAACATCAACCGGATGTAGTGTTGATGGATATTGCCATGCCCGAAATGAATGGCTTAGAAGCCACAGCACACGTGGTTAAAGAATTTCCCCAGGTACGGGTAATTATGCTTTCCATGCACGCGAATGAGGAATACGTGTTGCAAGCATTACGTATAGGCGCAATGGGTTATTTATTGAAAGATGCTGGTATTAGCGAACTGGAACTAGCAATCAAAGCTATTTCTCAAGGTGAAACCTATCTTAGCCCAGCAGTTTCTAAGCACGTGGTTGCCAATTATTTACAGCGGGTAGGCCATGAATCTAATTCTTTAGAACAATTAACATCACGCCAGCGCGAAATTTTGCAGTTAATTGCCGAAGGGAAAAGTACAAAAGAAATTGCGGAATTATTGTATATAAGTGTGAAAACAGTAGAAACCCATCGGATGCAACTAATGAAGCGGCTAGACATTCATGATGTTGCTGGTTTAGTGCGCTACGCTATCCGTATGGGACTGGTGATTTCTGATAGCTAA